From the genome of Streptomyces sp. NBC_01317, one region includes:
- a CDS encoding VanZ family protein yields the protein MTAETRKAEPGRAAPRRISWGRALLRVIILVVAFLALVAFSAVLADLTLTPSPASAEIAGSNLRPGHSLRQYAEDYTFLAACKQIGGNIVMGMPFGLILPVLMPRRLPMLRVVVLTAVVMALVELAQGSIVQGRAFDVDDVILNTSGALLGYLLLGRRIGRRFHALGVPQPVPVSSEPAPVVAEPAPARTTKTRPLVKKRTLTKPKVNRTKLTPMARSQEKPRANWSERLVRLGRRSQ from the coding sequence ATGACCGCTGAGACGCGCAAGGCAGAACCGGGCAGAGCCGCCCCGCGACGGATTTCCTGGGGCCGGGCCCTGTTGCGGGTGATCATTCTGGTGGTCGCCTTCCTGGCCCTGGTGGCCTTCTCGGCGGTCCTCGCCGACCTGACGCTGACACCCTCCCCGGCCTCGGCGGAGATAGCCGGGTCCAACCTGCGGCCGGGGCACTCGCTGCGGCAGTACGCGGAGGACTACACGTTCCTCGCCGCGTGCAAGCAGATCGGCGGGAACATCGTGATGGGGATGCCGTTCGGGCTGATCCTGCCGGTGCTCATGCCGCGCCGGCTGCCGATGTTGCGGGTTGTCGTGCTGACCGCCGTGGTCATGGCGCTGGTGGAGCTGGCGCAGGGTTCGATCGTCCAGGGCCGTGCCTTCGACGTGGACGATGTGATCCTGAACACGTCGGGCGCGCTGCTCGGTTACCTGCTGCTGGGTCGGCGGATCGGTCGACGGTTCCACGCGCTGGGAGTACCGCAGCCGGTGCCGGTGTCGTCCGAGCCCGCGCCCGTGGTGGCCGAGCCGGCCCCCGCGCGGACGACGAAGACCCGCCCCTTGGTGAAGAAGCGGACGCTGACCAAGCCGAAGGTGAACAGGACGAAGCTGACGCCCATGGCCAGGTCGCAGGAGAAGCCCCGGGCCAACTGGAGCGAGCGGCTGGTGCGGCTCGGGCGTCGGAGCCAGTAG